One stretch of Spiroplasma mirum ATCC 29335 DNA includes these proteins:
- a CDS encoding lipoprotein: MKKLLAILGALGLTATGASSVVACNNNKKEDTNDLTKSFESLYKSDAFNDEALGKWGLTKNNNKYDFNANSLDESTVTSTVTLKDGAIVKQLVKTLPTTPADENDIVAQYTAENQSGITPTNKTITLSVKLTEFKAVKKENVLSWEGTKVTMTVTIQILLEAQQQDISSLQIQVPDQQVADTATVTSDEATTAQDAVKTAVAKAVKAVSPSAVITTDYTIEGIDIIKAGDLSAGVQLDIKAVNGSKLLIGTSPKFIVKFVKKSEQKTDISAVTVQNITQTVADNTILTADEANAAVNSIKAAVQAKIDDLVSGTALDTDYTIDGIDNITTGADVSTPVQLTVKSKSDSTKITGDTQPFTVTFNNQ; this comes from the coding sequence ATGAAAAAATTATTAGCAATTTTAGGAGCTCTAGGTTTAACAGCAACCGGAGCAAGTTCCGTTGTAGCGTGCAACAATAATAAAAAAGAAGATACAAATGACTTAACAAAATCATTTGAAAGTTTATATAAATCTGATGCTTTCAATGATGAAGCATTAGGTAAATGAGGCCTTACAAAAAATAATAACAAATATGATTTTAATGCTAACTCTTTAGATGAATCAACTGTAACAAGTACTGTTACTTTAAAAGATGGTGCCATTGTTAAACAATTAGTAAAAACTTTACCAACGACCCCAGCAGATGAAAATGACATTGTAGCTCAATATACAGCTGAAAATCAATCAGGAATTACTCCAACTAATAAAACAATTACTCTTTCAGTTAAACTAACTGAATTTAAAGCAGTTAAAAAAGAAAATGTTCTTAGTTGAGAAGGTACAAAAGTAACAATGACTGTAACAATTCAAATTTTATTAGAAGCACAACAACAAGATATTAGTAGTTTACAAATTCAAGTACCAGATCAACAAGTAGCAGATACTGCTACTGTTACAAGCGATGAAGCAACTACTGCTCAAGACGCAGTTAAAACAGCTGTTGCAAAAGCAGTTAAAGCAGTAAGTCCAAGTGCGGTAATTACTACTGACTATACAATTGAAGGAATTGATATTATCAAAGCTGGAGATTTATCAGCAGGAGTTCAATTAGATATTAAAGCAGTTAATGGTTCAAAATTATTAATTGGAACATCACCTAAATTTATAGTTAAATTTGTAAAAAAATCAGAACAAAAAACAGATATTTCTGCTGTAACAGTTCAAAACATTACACAAACAGTAGCAGATAATACTATCCTTACTGCTGATGAAGCTAACGCAGCCGTTAATTCAATTAAAGCAGCTGTGCAAGCCAAAATAGATGACCTAGTTTCAGGAACAGCTCTAGATACTGACTACACAATTGATGGGATAGATAATATTACTACTGGGGCTGATGTTTCTACACCAGTGCAATTAACAGTTAAATCAAAATCAGATTCAACAAAAATTACTGGTGATACTCAACCATTTACAGTAACTTTTAATAATCAATAA
- a CDS encoding HAD hydrolase family protein, with amino-acid sequence MLKWAAIWGVAVANADDDVRAIVDVLTASNDQDGVAKAINKYLFNN; translated from the coding sequence ATGTTGAAATGAGCAGCAATTTGAGGGGTTGCAGTTGCTAATGCTGATGATGATGTGAGAGCAATTGTGGATGTCCTTACTGCTAGTAATGATCAAGATGGGGTTGCTAAAGCAATTAATAAATATCTTTTTAATAATTAA
- a CDS encoding ABC transporter ATP-binding protein/permease, which translates to MDTIKENKKRIDVHKPLVELKNVYKQYKNKMALNGVNLVINPGDQIGVIGANGSGKSTMSEIIGGIRKPTKGEVIKQENLTIGLQFQDSKYPIGISVIDMIKYYLHTFNIKMAENKLRELLKTYQILGMENKFIECLSGGQQQRLNILLAVIHDPDLVILDEVSTGLDIEVRAEIFQFLKENIVDKGKAMFLVTHMMSEVEDFCEKYIYVHNGEIKDSGNVKDIVAKYGSVHAYTWKMFELNKKADLQKQYEGDTKKAADKQAKVKKQKPSLVDKWISDGSNYGKNRPLILLMIKYYYKGFFVPFFLFAFPIVILFLEGFAFKGQVTPGNNPVHTLVGSIAVTQTMSVGIFIIPQTILEFKNSVLMKRIGATNIKPVFFVLAVIAVGFAFIILAFFWTLLWAGIFFGGSFGWDKVAIPYNVGPAIPFALIIFVSSIGLGLMLASVFKSTTAFVAVSNVIYMPIAFLSGSFMPAELILNSNVLKYVTYINPFKYCLDPFLAAWKGNFSFTTTFAIYLAVSLGLLATYIGVASWKMRWQA; encoded by the coding sequence ATGGATACAATAAAAGAGAATAAAAAACGAATCGATGTACATAAACCATTAGTCGAATTAAAAAATGTTTATAAACAATATAAAAATAAAATGGCTCTTAATGGTGTTAATTTAGTAATTAACCCTGGTGATCAGATTGGGGTTATCGGTGCCAATGGAAGTGGGAAATCAACAATGAGTGAAATCATTGGTGGAATTCGTAAACCAACTAAGGGAGAAGTGATTAAACAAGAAAATTTAACAATTGGGTTACAATTTCAAGATTCTAAATATCCAATTGGAATTTCGGTAATTGATATGATTAAGTATTATTTACATACTTTTAACATCAAAATGGCCGAAAATAAATTACGCGAACTTTTAAAAACTTATCAAATCTTAGGAATGGAAAATAAATTTATTGAATGTTTATCAGGTGGTCAACAACAGCGCTTAAATATTTTATTAGCAGTGATTCATGATCCTGATTTAGTTATTTTAGATGAAGTTTCCACCGGATTAGATATTGAAGTTCGTGCCGAAATCTTTCAATTTTTAAAAGAAAATATTGTTGATAAGGGAAAAGCAATGTTTTTAGTTACTCATATGATGAGTGAAGTTGAAGATTTTTGTGAAAAATATATTTACGTGCACAATGGTGAAATTAAAGATTCTGGAAATGTCAAAGACATTGTTGCAAAATATGGTTCAGTCCATGCCTATACTTGAAAAATGTTTGAACTTAATAAGAAAGCAGACTTACAGAAACAATATGAAGGAGACACGAAAAAAGCTGCTGATAAACAAGCAAAAGTAAAAAAACAAAAACCTAGTTTAGTTGATAAATGAATTAGTGATGGGAGTAATTATGGAAAAAATCGGCCATTAATTCTCTTAATGATAAAATATTATTATAAAGGGTTTTTTGTGCCATTTTTCTTATTTGCCTTTCCAATTGTCATTTTATTTTTAGAAGGTTTTGCTTTTAAAGGGCAAGTTACCCCAGGAAATAATCCCGTTCATACCCTGGTGGGGTCAATTGCGGTTACACAAACAATGTCTGTTGGAATTTTTATCATTCCCCAAACAATTTTGGAATTTAAAAATAGTGTTTTAATGAAAAGAATTGGGGCAACTAATATTAAACCAGTTTTCTTTGTCTTAGCAGTCATTGCGGTGGGATTTGCCTTCATTATCTTAGCGTTCTTTTGAACATTATTATGAGCTGGTATTTTCTTTGGTGGTTCATTTGGTTGAGATAAAGTCGCTATTCCTTATAATGTTGGTCCCGCGATTCCATTTGCATTAATCATTTTTGTTTCTTCAATTGGGTTAGGACTGATGCTAGCGTCAGTTTTTAAATCAACGACTGCTTTTGTGGCAGTCTCAAACGTTATTTATATGCCAATTGCCTTTTTAAGTGGTTCATTTATGCCCGCTGAATTAATTTTAAACAGTAATGTGTTAAAATATGTTACATATATTAATCCTTTTAAATATTGTTTAGATCCGTTCTTAGCAGCATGAAAAGGAAACTTTAGTTTCACTACTACTTTCGCAATTTATTTAGCAGTGTCGCTAGGTTTATTGGCAACTTATATTGGAGTTGCTAGTTGAAAAATGCGTTGACAAGCATAG
- a CDS encoding MATE family efflux transporter: MDIAADKKNRNFYLTTLLMMIPMTVQGLMDNFISLFNTFICGQFQNETYSSDDIVAGIGSQTNVFEIVWYGLIGLVIAGNVYTSQYYGAKDFAKVRETMNTKLCYMVGFALISLIIVESATPNIISAIIGGENATGGANNAIHIGVQYTRIAAISYSLLAISYCFAMTMNALGKIKITLLASLVGILINLLVSCSFGFIGNHDTMFKVDGLAVGVILSWFGSTMVYVIYFLITKPIFRPYFNIFYITKDMHKKMIKTSIPNVANQLMLGFALVIQIAIFARNGGPQAIAALQIVLTIFTLLFSIFRPLTGLTAFFVGKELGANNTKQAKKNAWRIIFLVFIVSLIIALLFLSMSWWVPQTLYPNLSDYTKSLASWYLYFAPILFLCTALIQLLSLILGVGGYQLYASIANIIMLWMLDVLVVFLLFKYTSLTIHYVLMIGCLLKLIELAVIFTMFLLIPWNRNLVVREESYAPSHATPGQKLYHQRRMKKNKPQKNNPNQPSFGN; this comes from the coding sequence ATGGATATCGCAGCAGATAAAAAAAATCGTAACTTTTATCTAACCACTTTACTAATGATGATTCCAATGACTGTCCAAGGGTTAATGGATAACTTTATTAGTTTATTTAATACTTTTATTTGTGGGCAATTTCAAAATGAAACCTATTCATCCGATGATATTGTGGCCGGGATTGGTTCACAAACGAATGTTTTTGAAATTGTTTGATATGGTTTAATTGGTCTGGTCATTGCGGGGAATGTTTATACATCACAATATTATGGGGCCAAAGACTTTGCGAAGGTTCGCGAAACAATGAATACGAAACTTTGTTACATGGTGGGGTTTGCCCTAATTTCATTAATTATTGTTGAATCAGCAACTCCCAATATTATTAGTGCCATTATTGGAGGAGAAAATGCCACCGGAGGAGCAAATAATGCCATCCATATTGGTGTTCAATATACAAGAATTGCCGCGATTTCTTATTCATTGTTAGCGATTAGTTATTGTTTTGCAATGACAATGAATGCCCTAGGAAAAATTAAAATTACTTTATTAGCGTCCCTAGTTGGAATTCTAATTAACTTACTTGTTTCTTGTTCATTTGGTTTTATCGGTAATCACGATACAATGTTTAAAGTTGATGGTCTAGCAGTCGGAGTCATCTTGTCATGGTTTGGTTCAACAATGGTGTATGTGATTTACTTTTTAATAACAAAACCAATTTTTCGTCCATACTTTAATATTTTCTATATTACAAAAGATATGCACAAAAAAATGATTAAAACTTCAATTCCCAATGTTGCCAACCAATTAATGTTAGGATTTGCATTAGTAATTCAAATTGCGATCTTTGCTCGAAACGGCGGACCACAAGCAATTGCTGCTTTACAAATTGTCTTAACAATTTTTACTCTTCTCTTCTCGATCTTCCGTCCGTTAACGGGATTAACGGCCTTCTTTGTCGGAAAAGAATTGGGAGCCAATAATACTAAACAAGCCAAAAAAAATGCCTGACGTATCATCTTCTTAGTTTTTATAGTCTCCTTAATAATTGCCTTGCTATTCTTGTCAATGAGTTGGTGGGTACCGCAAACTTTATATCCAAACCTAAGTGACTATACAAAATCATTGGCTTCTTGATATCTATATTTTGCCCCAATCTTATTCTTATGCACGGCCTTAATTCAACTTCTATCCCTAATCTTAGGAGTTGGGGGGTATCAATTATATGCTTCAATTGCCAATATTATTATGTTATGGATGTTAGATGTCCTAGTGGTCTTCTTATTATTTAAATATACTAGTTTAACAATTCATTATGTTTTAATGATCGGATGTTTATTAAAACTAATTGAACTAGCAGTCATCTTTACAATGTTCTTATTAATTCCATGGAATCGGAATTTGGTTGTCCGCGAAGAATCATATGCACCTTCTCACGCAACTCCAGGACAAAAATTATACCATCAACGTCGAATGAAAAAAAACAAACCCCAAAAAAATAATCCGAACCAGCCTTCATTCGGAAATTAA
- a CDS encoding lipoprotein: protein MRKLLAILGSLNIILTSNFTVTSCDIFIDKNNTPT, encoded by the coding sequence ATGCGAAAGTTATTAGCTATTTTAGGGAGTTTAAATATTATTTTAACTAGTAATTTTACTGTTACTAGTTGTGATATTTTTATTGATAAAAATAATACCCCCACTTAA
- a CDS encoding HAD family hydrolase — protein MRKKMNNMNSDIKLVAINLDGNALNSEHEMSLTTLTTLKKLADYNIKLVIASGRPLYQIKSIIDKLVLNNINDFRVAFNGVVVAEELLEKWGDKFKICQEIRNNRTNVEMSSNLRGCSC, from the coding sequence ATGAGAAAAAAGATGAACAACATGAATAGTGATATTAAACTGGTGGCCATTAATTTAGATGGGAATGCATTAAACTCTGAACATGAAATGAGTCTAACAACCTTAACAACTTTAAAAAAATTAGCCGATTATAATATTAAGTTAGTAATTGCTTCGGGGCGCCCATTATATCAAATTAAGTCAATTATTGATAAATTAGTCTTAAATAATATTAATGATTTTAGGGTAGCTTTCAATGGAGTTGTTGTTGCTGAGGAATTATTAGAAAAATGAGGAGATAAGTTTAAAATTTGTCAAGAAATTAGAAATAATCGGACAAATGTTGAAATGAGCAGCAATTTGAGGGGTTGCAGTTGCTAA
- a CDS encoding Mbov_0399 family ICE element protein → MKSKYFLSLLGFVVLTSTTPSFFPRSALHDYQNQIPDNSLGTKVGASPNPFHLNIQSTINSPNITSHTNGPGAWGDHTSSSDQIKFLKWDDYETTWDKFVTYYPKITFSLYSSLGGGWLSPSVVQNYDVQTSDLSYQDSASYNISYNKEILHLAEVDGKTTVTLIKDGSYLYLKLTAYTGAMWSGHDADAQIQVYNATINSSFSLDNFKNKIAKALSAQITLDSDFSGSLEDANNIPNETNKLDAILQNTMGYEYNNWKGFMQQYAFSDQTKTATTTIKFIYPLDKKQQVWTFQTPISISLTPAYWEKQMANRLNFFPGKVVDPNDPTKLIDDTPTIISATDKNPKTLIYHTTISTEFDAKLDANNKPVELMTVNGQAVPVLDNKFTMTLTDGRTVIPPSEPKSKGAEPTSNVYNISLIRKSDPGAQYNVKVVIDNLVPTLQLKWYAWNPKNHSDQNTLITPTLPDGKPNPKYDPEINPKTGTKTQIIWVKRKSDYAFALDPLDNQGQFIKNKADFDEGFISEGSVSGMGVKENFDPTKVKTIEREGVDKNNQLEPFANPSESQKKCQISNQDLYWSNPGLWHYIITTEDNQKYEKFVNIGPTFENKYPRFLDTLPDNIAVDFWTTIHGLHLKNYLMTYYNFDSKAIQNLSFEQTVAYWKEYVSNTTTQRIPPDPYPHNFTDLSSIAELAGSVKMNATNIETAKTTIVSEIEERLKKYKLVYNTDYAIYVNGQILSECNEELKPLFNYGSDGWAWLTIDVRALPTSTLAINHQLMKVGNNKKYDPTKSTNISKIKFSDQTFDFTKQNPADLKKWILGYINNVLKDGKYQIVYQTDYVVKPLDDKSLTEFINNSHPDALGKTHLTIIIQAVDTSLTAVGSTSFDLINDPNATPPGPPPTPIPTPTPTPFPDNPGSWISKSSNLAWFLPLIIGTSTIVIVTIIYVKYKRKKGIGGKRAIKN, encoded by the coding sequence ATGAAATCTAAATATTTTTTATCCTTACTTGGTTTTGTAGTTTTAACTAGTACTACGCCTAGCTTTTTCCCACGATCTGCTCTTCATGATTATCAAAATCAAATTCCTGATAATAGTTTGGGAACCAAAGTTGGAGCGAGTCCTAACCCATTTCATTTAAATATTCAGTCAACAATAAATTCTCCAAATATTACTTCTCATACTAATGGTCCAGGAGCGTGGGGCGACCATACTAGCTCATCAGATCAAATTAAATTTTTAAAATGAGATGATTATGAAACAACGTGAGATAAATTTGTAACTTATTATCCTAAAATTACTTTTTCCCTATATTCTAGTTTAGGAGGAGGATGATTATCACCTTCCGTGGTCCAAAACTATGATGTCCAAACAAGTGATTTAAGTTATCAAGATAGTGCTTCTTATAATATTTCTTACAATAAGGAAATTTTACATTTAGCCGAAGTTGATGGGAAAACAACCGTTACTTTAATTAAAGATGGTAGTTATTTATATCTTAAATTAACAGCATATACTGGAGCAATGTGATCCGGGCATGATGCTGATGCACAAATTCAAGTTTATAATGCGACGATTAATTCCAGTTTTAGTTTAGATAATTTTAAAAATAAGATTGCAAAAGCGTTATCTGCCCAAATTACTTTAGATTCTGATTTTTCCGGAAGTTTAGAAGATGCAAATAATATTCCTAATGAAACTAACAAATTAGACGCTATCTTACAAAATACAATGGGATATGAATATAATAATTGAAAAGGATTTATGCAACAATATGCTTTTAGTGACCAAACTAAAACAGCGACAACAACAATTAAGTTTATTTATCCCCTAGATAAAAAACAACAAGTATGAACTTTTCAAACCCCAATTTCAATTTCATTAACCCCCGCTTATTGAGAAAAACAAATGGCTAATCGGTTAAATTTCTTTCCCGGAAAAGTTGTTGATCCCAATGATCCAACAAAATTAATTGATGATACTCCCACAATTATTTCGGCCACTGATAAAAATCCTAAAACATTAATTTATCATACTACTATTAGTACAGAGTTTGATGCTAAATTAGATGCTAATAATAAACCAGTTGAATTAATGACAGTTAATGGTCAGGCTGTCCCAGTTCTTGATAATAAATTTACGATGACTTTAACTGATGGTCGCACAGTTATTCCACCTTCCGAACCAAAAAGCAAAGGTGCAGAACCAACTTCGAATGTTTATAATATTTCTTTAATTAGAAAAAGTGATCCTGGCGCTCAATATAATGTTAAAGTAGTTATTGATAACTTAGTGCCTACTTTACAATTAAAATGATATGCCTGGAATCCTAAAAATCACTCTGACCAAAATACATTAATTACTCCAACACTTCCCGATGGAAAACCTAACCCAAAATATGATCCCGAAATTAATCCTAAAACAGGGACCAAAACTCAAATTATTTGAGTCAAACGAAAATCAGACTATGCTTTTGCGTTAGATCCCTTAGATAATCAAGGTCAATTTATTAAAAATAAGGCTGATTTTGATGAAGGATTTATTTCGGAAGGATCAGTTTCTGGAATGGGAGTTAAAGAAAACTTTGACCCTACTAAAGTTAAAACTATTGAGCGCGAAGGGGTGGATAAGAATAATCAATTAGAACCTTTTGCCAACCCCAGTGAAAGTCAAAAAAAATGTCAAATTAGTAACCAAGATCTTTATTGATCAAATCCTGGTTTATGGCATTATATTATTACAACAGAAGATAATCAAAAATATGAAAAATTTGTAAATATTGGCCCAACATTTGAAAATAAGTATCCGCGTTTTTTAGATACCTTACCGGATAATATTGCGGTTGATTTTTGAACAACAATCCATGGTTTACATTTAAAAAATTATTTGATGACTTATTATAATTTTGATAGTAAAGCAATTCAAAATTTATCATTTGAACAAACAGTTGCGTATTGAAAAGAGTATGTTTCTAATACAACAACCCAACGGATCCCTCCGGATCCGTACCCACATAATTTTACTGATTTATCATCAATTGCAGAATTAGCGGGATCGGTAAAAATGAATGCTACTAACATTGAAACGGCAAAAACCACAATTGTCAGTGAAATTGAAGAACGGTTAAAAAAATATAAATTAGTTTATAATACTGATTATGCAATTTATGTCAATGGTCAAATTTTAAGTGAGTGTAACGAAGAATTAAAACCCTTATTTAATTATGGTTCTGATGGATGAGCATGGTTAACAATTGATGTTCGTGCCTTGCCAACTTCCACATTAGCTATTAACCACCAATTAATGAAGGTTGGTAATAATAAAAAATATGATCCCACAAAATCAACTAATATATCAAAAATTAAATTTTCCGACCAAACCTTTGATTTTACTAAACAAAATCCTGCTGATCTTAAAAAATGAATTTTAGGATATATTAATAATGTTTTAAAAGATGGAAAATACCAAATTGTCTACCAAACTGATTATGTGGTTAAACCATTAGATGATAAGAGTTTAACAGAGTTTATTAATAATAGTCATCCCGATGCATTGGGTAAAACTCATTTAACCATTATTATTCAAGCAGTTGATACTTCGTTAACTGCTGTGGGCAGCACTAGTTTTGATTTAATTAATGATCCGAATGCTACTCCCCCGGGACCACCACCAACCCCAATCCCAACGCCAACACCAACTCCTTTTCCAGATAATCCGGGTTCTTGGATTAGTAAATCTAGTAATTTAGCTTGGTTTTTACCCTTAATTATTGGAACTTCAACAATTGTTATCGTTACAATTATTTATGTTAAATATAAACGGAAAAAAGGAATTGGAGGGAAACGGGCAATTAAAAACTAG
- a CDS encoding Mbov_0397 family ICE element conjugal transfer ATPase has translation MDNLIPKNVRKTKLEFWRGIGLVEILIIIMWISLSTLFIIGLPISKMVKISCCILFAILAIPLLLPIMPGVKGWYALFLMFKFFAQKKHYWKDSTQNNTGFLVPYDCIVDENYIKTQKVNGKHHFIAGFEIKGYNITLLNPEVQDLKIKELQATFKLFDFSFSIVKVDLPISFADTIEFYEETVRQIRENINNNYSPKGLNARLFENQSYIRHMKNDTLTADNEIQTKKVFYLYVYSDKIQKLHEYIEVVKAKLELNNFKVVPLAGYDLVNSIKLVFNPYGEKISKAEYEKHQDSLENLLAFNEFQIRRNYFKADNVYSSVFGVYDYPIFTCYGWGANLANNEQAIIWNISPLDSTRIKRALNKAVNNARTKAMMTKSNVDRSEQAYEINAYEDLIEAITGANEVVKNVDILFLNYGLNMKLLHESEARLKRSLKELDIKVNPLAYRQLEGYSAFLPKAFDPLMEQSGREIPCLTLASSFPFINGGLDDEQGLYLGQNTTNDVIVFDQFKLTDKRKNHNKIIIGTSGSGKSYTTKKEIAFHLNMGRTVIAIDPEREYKDLCLFYDGQWVDTGDATVGRINPLQVLDNSFRDDNDDINTIIDAMEKELDEEKAAPISNHLRLLDQWFKTLYKELTERERRLLINQIQKTYQRFNINNHTEISKLKNTEFPTFSDLYETICHSIADHNDPILGNLKELIYYDFMGDGQYATLWNGPTTLNLNSNFIVYDVWTLFDQDIQKVTSAQLYLILAFVKGEVKRNRFEKNNKIVVVIDEAHLAIDKDNPVALNFMYQMVKRIRKYNGAMIITTQNWNDFTGTEEIKKKTTAMINNTQYSMIMNLAPSDLKEVEEVYHAYGGLSTEEQEYIARASKGQMLFIVSGYERHCLKIDVSEVEALAFVNGVVPANEHIENINHHHDVLFVDDSLKKYFGSKPTSNLK, from the coding sequence GGCGCGGGATTGGTTTAGTTGAAATTCTAATTATTATTATGTGAATTAGTTTAAGTACCTTGTTTATTATTGGGTTACCAATTAGTAAAATGGTTAAAATTAGTTGTTGTATCTTGTTTGCTATTTTAGCAATCCCCTTATTATTACCAATTATGCCTGGTGTTAAGGGATGATATGCCTTATTTTTAATGTTTAAATTTTTTGCCCAAAAAAAACATTATTGGAAAGACTCCACTCAAAATAATACTGGTTTTTTAGTCCCTTATGATTGTATTGTTGATGAAAATTATATTAAGACCCAAAAAGTTAATGGGAAACATCATTTTATTGCAGGTTTTGAAATTAAGGGTTATAACATTACCTTGCTAAACCCCGAAGTTCAGGATTTAAAAATTAAGGAACTTCAAGCAACCTTTAAATTATTTGATTTTAGTTTTTCAATTGTTAAAGTTGATTTACCAATTTCGTTTGCTGATACAATTGAATTTTATGAAGAAACAGTTCGCCAAATTCGGGAAAATATCAACAATAATTATTCACCAAAAGGTTTAAATGCGCGGCTATTTGAAAACCAATCTTATATTCGTCATATGAAAAATGACACTTTGACAGCTGATAATGAAATTCAAACTAAAAAAGTCTTTTATCTTTATGTTTATTCTGATAAAATCCAAAAACTCCATGAATATATTGAAGTTGTCAAAGCAAAATTAGAACTTAATAACTTTAAGGTAGTTCCGCTAGCTGGTTATGACTTGGTTAATAGTATTAAGCTAGTATTTAACCCTTATGGTGAAAAAATCAGTAAAGCGGAATATGAAAAACATCAAGATAGCTTAGAAAATTTATTAGCTTTCAATGAATTTCAAATTAGGCGGAATTATTTTAAAGCTGATAATGTTTATAGTTCTGTATTTGGAGTTTATGATTATCCGATTTTTACTTGTTATGGTTGAGGGGCTAATTTAGCTAATAATGAACAAGCCATTATTTGAAATATTAGTCCTCTTGACTCTACTCGGATTAAACGGGCTTTAAACAAGGCAGTTAATAACGCTCGGACCAAAGCAATGATGACCAAATCAAATGTTGATCGTAGTGAACAAGCTTATGAAATAAATGCGTATGAAGATTTAATTGAAGCAATTACCGGTGCAAATGAAGTTGTTAAAAATGTTGATATTTTATTTTTAAATTATGGGTTGAATATGAAATTATTACATGAATCTGAAGCCCGGTTAAAACGAAGTTTAAAAGAATTGGACATTAAAGTTAATCCCTTAGCTTATCGCCAATTAGAAGGTTATAGTGCTTTTTTACCGAAAGCCTTTGACCCGTTAATGGAACAGAGTGGTCGCGAAATTCCTTGTTTAACTTTAGCAAGTTCATTTCCCTTTATTAATGGTGGTTTGGATGATGAACAGGGATTATATTTAGGACAAAATACTACTAATGATGTGATTGTTTTTGACCAGTTTAAATTAACTGATAAACGGAAAAACCACAATAAAATTATTATTGGTACCTCGGGATCAGGGAAATCATATACTACTAAAAAAGAAATTGCTTTCCACTTAAATATGGGGCGCACCGTTATTGCCATTGACCCCGAACGAGAATATAAAGATTTATGTTTATTCTATGATGGTCAATGAGTCGATACCGGTGATGCAACAGTAGGGCGGATTAATCCCTTACAAGTATTAGATAATAGTTTCCGTGATGATAATGATGATATTAATACCATTATTGATGCGATGGAAAAAGAATTAGATGAAGAAAAAGCCGCCCCAATTTCCAACCATCTACGATTACTAGATCAGTGATTTAAAACCTTATATAAAGAATTAACGGAACGTGAACGCCGTTTATTAATTAATCAAATTCAAAAAACATACCAGCGTTTTAATATTAATAATCACACTGAAATTAGCAAGTTAAAAAACACTGAGTTCCCAACTTTTAGTGATTTGTATGAAACAATTTGTCATTCCATTGCGGACCATAATGATCCAATCTTAGGTAATTTAAAGGAACTAATCTATTATGATTTTATGGGTGATGGTCAGTATGCGACATTATGAAATGGCCCAACCACTTTAAATTTAAATTCTAACTTTATTGTTTATGATGTATGAACCTTATTTGACCAAGATATCCAAAAAGTAACTTCGGCCCAATTATATCTAATTTTAGCTTTTGTTAAAGGAGAAGTTAAACGAAATCGATTTGAAAAAAATAATAAAATTGTGGTTGTTATTGACGAAGCCCACTTAGCAATTGATAAGGATAATCCGGTTGCCTTAAATTTTATGTATCAAATGGTAAAACGAATTCGAAAATATAATGGTGCTATGATTATTACTACACAAAATTGAAATGACTTTACAGGAACCGAAGAGATAAAAAAGAAAACAACAGCGATGATTAATAATACCCAGTATTCAATGATAATGAACCTGGCCCCCAGTGATTTAAAAGAAGTTGAAGAAGTCTACCATGCTTATGGGGGACTCTCAACCGAAGAACAAGAATACATTGCTCGGGCAAGTAAAGGGCAAATGCTATTTATTGTTTCTGGTTATGAACGTCATTGCTTAAAGATTGATGTTTCCGAAGTGGAAGCCTTAGCTTTTGTTAATGGGGTTGTTCCGGCAAATGAACACATTGAGAATATTAATCATCACCATGATGTTTTATTTGTTGATGACTCCTTAAAAAAGTACTTTGGTTCAAAACCAACAAGTAATTTAAAATAA